The DNA sequence GCGGCGGATAAAGCCGAGCTCGGCAATCTTGTTCAAGGTGGCATCGACCTGATCGATGAGTTTCACCTCATTGCTGCCCGCAGGTAGAAAAATCCGGATCAATTCCACCACTTCATCCCGGGAAAGAATCAGACGCGTATCGCCGCCAACAGCGTCGAACTCGGCCAGTTTTTTCCGCAAGAGAGCGAGCAACAAACTGACCGGATAGGAAAGCTGCCGCCG is a window from the Candidatus Aminicenantes bacterium genome containing:
- a CDS encoding DUF4194 domain-containing protein, encoding RRQLSYPVSLLLALLRKKLAEFDAVGGDTRLILSRDEVVELIRIFLPAGSNEVKLIDQVDATLNKIAELGFIRRLRGQGQMIEVRRIIKALVDAQWLADFDERLAEYRRQLAQPLERMDG